One Benincasa hispida cultivar B227 chromosome 5, ASM972705v1, whole genome shotgun sequence genomic window carries:
- the LOC120078718 gene encoding dnaJ homolog subfamily B member 1-like translates to MGIDYYKVLQVDRNAKDDDLKKAYRKLAMKWHPDKNPNNKKEAEAKFKQISEAYEVLSDPQKKEIYDQYGEEGLKGQVPPPDAGGPGGASFFSTGDRSSTFRFNPRNAEDIYAEFFGSSNPFGGMGGGPRFSSSIFGDDIFTSFRESGGGSMNHQAASRKAPPIENRLPCSLEDLYKGTTKKMKISREVSDTTGKIVPVEEILTIDIKPGWKKGTKITFPEKGNEQPNVIPADLVFIIDEKPHSVFTRDGNDLIITQKISLAEALTGYTVHLTTLDGRSLTIPINNVVNPSYEEVVPREGMPMQKDPTKKGNLRIKFNIKFPSRLTTEQKAGIKKLLGQ, encoded by the exons ATGGGAATTGACTATTACAAGGTTTTACAAGTTGATCGCAATGCCAAAGATGATGATTTGAAGAAGGCTTACAGGAAGCTCGCCATGAAATGGCATCCCGACAAGAACCCAAATAACAAGAAAGAAGCCGAAGCCAAATTCAAGCAGATCTCTGAAGCTTATGAG GTTCTTAGCGACCCCCAGAAGAAAGAGATATATGACCAATACGGTGAAGAGGGTTTAAAGGGTCAGGTGCCGCCGCCTGACGCTGGTGGTCCTGGTGGAGCTTCATTCTTTTCCACCGGCGACCGGTCATCAACATTTAGATTCAATCCACGAAATGCTGAAGATATTTATGCGGAATTTTTTGGGTCTTCGAACCCATTTGGAGGAATGGGAGGGGGACCAAGGTTTTCAAGTAGCATTTTTGGTGATGATATATTTACATCTTTTAGGGAAAGTGGGGGAGGATCCATGAACCACCAAGCTGCTTCTCGTAAAGCTCCTCCAATTGAGAATAGATTGCCTTGTAGCCTTGAAGATTTGTACAAAGGAACAaccaagaaaatgaaaatatctaGAGAAGTTTCAGACACGACCGG GAAGATTGTACCAGTGGAAGAGATCTTAACGATTGATATTAAACCAGGTTGGAAGAAAGGAACAAAGATCACATTTCCTGAGAAAGGGAATGAGCAGCCTAATGTAATACCTGCAGATCTTGTTTTCATCATCGACGAGAAACCACACAGCGTGTTCACACGTGATGGAAACGACCTAATTATCACACAGAAGATATCGCTAGCCGAGGCATTGACTGGTTACACTGTCCATCTCACCACCTTGGATGGGAGAAGTCTAACGATCCCAATCAATAATGTCGTAAATCCAAGCTACGAGGAGGTCGTCCCAAGAGAAGGAATGCCTATGCAGAAAGATCCAACAAAGAAGGGGAACTTGAGAATCAAATTTAACATCAAGTTCCCATCAAGGCTGACTACAGAGCAGAAGGCTGGGATCAAGAAACTCTTGGGTCAGTAA